In Caulobacter segnis ATCC 21756, the sequence TCGCCAGGGTCCGAAGACCCCGCAGCATGGTGTAGGCGTCGTCGGGCGACACCGACCAGCCGATGTCCCACATCGCCTCGCCCAGCAGGGCGGCGACCGCCTTGTCCGAGGTCGCCACCGAGCCCATGAAGCAGTCGGAGTGACCGCCGACATATTTGGTCAGGGCCTGGACGCTGAGGGTCACGCCGTGCGCCAGCGGCTTGAAGTAGAAGCCGGCCGCCCAGGTATTGTCGATCAGGGTCATGATCCCTCGTGCGGTCGCCGCCTGGGCGATCGCCGGGATGTCCTGCATCTCGAAGGTCAGGGAGCCTGGCGCCTCCAGCACGATCAGCCGCGTCCGGGGCGTGGCCAGCGCCATCAGCGCGTCGGCGTCCAGGGCGGGGTCGTAGTAGGTCGTGCTGACGCCGAAGCGGGCCAGCAATCGGTCGCAGAAGCGGCGGGTCGGCTTGTAGGCGCTGTCGACCACAAGGACCTCGTCGCCGGCCTTCAGCACCGCCAACAGGGCGCCGGTGATCGCCGCCAGACCCGACGGATAGAGCGTGACGTCCTCCGCGCCTTCCAGGTCCGCCAGGGCCTGCTGCAGGGCGTGCGGTGTCGCCAGGCCGGTGATGCCGTAGGTCAGCTGGTCGTCGTCGTAAAGCGACGCCGCGTTGGGTAACAGAACGGTCGAGCCCCGCTGGATCGGCGGATTGACCGTCTTCGCCAGCGTGTGGTTCGTCGCGCCCTTGCGGATCAGCCGGGTTTCTTCGTCCATCAGGATACTCTTAC encodes:
- the metC gene encoding cystathionine beta-lyase is translated as MDEETRLIRKGATNHTLAKTVNPPIQRGSTVLLPNAASLYDDDQLTYGITGLATPHALQQALADLEGAEDVTLYPSGLAAITGALLAVLKAGDEVLVVDSAYKPTRRFCDRLLARFGVSTTYYDPALDADALMALATPRTRLIVLEAPGSLTFEMQDIPAIAQAATARGIMTLIDNTWAAGFYFKPLAHGVTLSVQALTKYVGGHSDCFMGSVATSDKAVAALLGEAMWDIGWSVSPDDAYTMLRGLRTLATRLPRHQENGLAVARWLQARPEVSRVLHPALPDDPGHAIWKRDFTGACGLFGVVLKPCAQSAAKAFLDRLELFGLGFSWGGYESLALHCDPQLKFRTIPVNLEGPLLRFHVGLESVEDLKADLERGFAALNA